From Algoriphagus sp. NG3, the proteins below share one genomic window:
- a CDS encoding group II intron maturase-specific domain-containing protein, producing MADVRKIPATPHPGLSWQEHSTGHFKACPDDFGGTSELYAVVSSKSKASILAKFRELAIHKWLRPLHEIAKRLNPIIRGLLNYYHKLWGESMREVWNQLNHRLLKWVKWEKGLYEMAAVRWLKRQYKASPRLFEHWELVQS from the coding sequence GTGGCAGACGTCCGGAAGATACCGGCCACACCGCATCCGGGGTTAAGCTGGCAGGAACACAGTACAGGCCATTTCAAAGCCTGCCCCGATGATTTCGGGGGAACAAGTGAACTCTATGCTGTTGTAAGCAGCAAATCCAAGGCATCAATACTGGCCAAATTCAGAGAACTGGCTATCCATAAGTGGCTTAGACCATTGCATGAAATTGCCAAACGTCTCAATCCAATTATCAGAGGACTGCTGAACTATTACCACAAGCTGTGGGGAGAGTCTATGCGTGAAGTATGGAATCAACTTAATCATCGTTTGCTCAAATGGGTGAAATGGGAAAAAGGATTGTATGAAATGGCTGCAGTCAGATGGCTGAAGCGACAGTATAAAGCCTCTCCGAGACTGTTTGAGCATTGGGAATTAGTTCAATCTTAA
- a CDS encoding ATP-binding protein, with amino-acid sequence MDGKLEVGIRRGVMTALDSMQVIVDPFRVNFGGQFIEMDGQFGQMSGIVGEDAFAFADNNNFLFKLGKQFSKTCYIRTGSLDEVFFYSCLPSGRFPEGISEEDLKKVHRSKPRNPLLADVCFKAGYIDSWGRGTIKIIEACKNAGLPEPVLKEERGFLSKIFKDRFTEDQLKKNGLQERQVEAMLYTKKYGEITNSKYQEIANVSIATATRDIKEFEDKGLLKNIGTKGSSAVYKLGVGS; translated from the coding sequence ATGGACGGTAAACTTGAAGTAGGAATCCGAAGGGGTGTTATGACTGCGCTTGACTCGATGCAGGTAATCGTTGATCCGTTTCGGGTCAACTTCGGTGGGCAGTTCATTGAAATGGATGGACAGTTTGGCCAGATGTCTGGCATAGTCGGAGAGGATGCTTTTGCTTTTGCCGACAACAACAACTTTTTGTTCAAACTTGGCAAGCAGTTCAGCAAAACCTGCTACATTAGAACGGGCAGTCTGGATGAGGTTTTCTTTTATTCCTGTCTGCCGTCAGGCAGGTTCCCTGAAGGAATTTCCGAAGAAGATTTGAAGAAAGTGCACCGCTCCAAACCAAGAAATCCACTACTTGCAGATGTTTGTTTCAAGGCTGGATATATTGATTCTTGGGGAAGGGGGACAATCAAAATTATTGAAGCTTGTAAGAATGCGGGATTGCCGGAACCAGTTTTAAAAGAAGAACGAGGATTCCTGAGCAAGATATTCAAAGACCGATTTACCGAAGATCAATTGAAGAAAAATGGGCTACAGGAAAGACAGGTTGAAGCGATGCTTTACACCAAAAAATATGGAGAAATTACTAATTCGAAGTATCAGGAGATAGCTAATGTTTCAATAGCAACGGCTACGAGAGACATTAAAGAGTTTGAAGATAAGGGGCTATTGAAAAATATTGGGACAAAAGGATCGAGTGCAGTTTACAAACTAGGAGTTGGTTCATAG
- a CDS encoding Fic family protein: MKNFKAGSYINQGTFKSFIPEEINRDWVLDDMEVIALLSQADRQLGRLDMYSEHTPNIDLFIPMHIAKEATKSSKIEGTKTNIEEALQEREEIREEQRDDWEEVQNYINALNSAIKSLDELPLSSRLIKMAHKVLLQGVRGKHKIPGQFRTSQNWIGGASISDATFIPPPHQEVARLMGDLEKFSHNTEIRLPHLLRIAIIHYQFETIHPFLDGNGRVGRLLITLYLVEKGILKKPVLYLSDFFERNRQLYYDNLTKVRSSNDIKQWFKFFLVGIIETAEGSIVTFDSIMKLQKEVDMKIQGLGARTSNARAVINQLYLRPLITVQKVADLTELSLPSAYKLVSELEHLGILKEITGAKRGKQYWFDEYIKLFK, from the coding sequence ATGAAAAACTTTAAAGCGGGCAGCTATATCAATCAAGGAACCTTTAAAAGCTTTATTCCTGAAGAGATAAATCGGGATTGGGTGCTTGATGACATGGAAGTGATAGCCCTATTAAGTCAGGCAGATAGACAACTTGGACGGCTTGACATGTACTCCGAGCACACTCCTAATATTGATTTGTTTATTCCAATGCACATTGCAAAGGAAGCCACCAAATCAAGTAAAATTGAAGGTACCAAAACCAATATTGAAGAAGCACTGCAAGAAAGAGAAGAAATTAGGGAAGAACAACGGGACGATTGGGAAGAAGTTCAGAATTACATTAACGCCCTCAATTCAGCAATCAAGTCACTTGATGAATTGCCCTTATCATCCAGACTTATCAAAATGGCCCATAAAGTCCTTCTTCAAGGAGTTCGTGGAAAACACAAAATACCCGGACAGTTCAGAACAAGTCAAAACTGGATAGGAGGAGCCTCAATTTCTGATGCGACATTTATCCCCCCACCTCACCAAGAGGTCGCTCGATTAATGGGGGATTTGGAAAAATTTTCGCACAACACAGAAATCAGGTTGCCTCATTTATTAAGAATTGCTATAATACATTATCAGTTTGAAACGATTCATCCCTTTTTAGATGGCAATGGGCGTGTTGGTCGTCTTTTAATCACTCTTTACTTAGTTGAAAAAGGGATTTTAAAGAAACCAGTACTTTACTTATCAGACTTCTTCGAGAGGAACAGACAATTGTATTACGACAACTTAACGAAAGTAAGATCCTCAAACGATATCAAACAATGGTTTAAATTCTTTCTCGTAGGAATCATTGAAACTGCTGAGGGAAGTATAGTGACTTTCGATAGCATCATGAAACTTCAAAAAGAAGTGGACATGAAAATTCAAGGTTTAGGTGCAAGAACTAGCAACGCAAGGGCGGTTATCAATCAACTCTATTTACGACCACTTATTACCGTTCAAAAAGTTGCTGACCTAACAGAACTTTCACTTCCATCGGCTTACAAGCTAGTGAGTGAACTTGAACATCTCGGAATTCTTAAGGAAATTACAGGAGCAAAAAGAGGGAAACAATATTGGTTTGATGAATATATCAAGCTATTTAAATGA
- a CDS encoding DinB family protein has translation MDISQLFKDSFDTFKVFDNLTIEQASQTSENTPKTVLQILNHLTIWQDYQLRLLRNGFLNQSINEIDTWTEEKSVLSQELLDEKVNEFKRQIDSIKSEVNNFDKANGGYEIKIKTIQDLALHLSFHLGEIISLRRIQRNYPWPNEMKEFLR, from the coding sequence ATGGACATAAGTCAACTGTTCAAAGACTCGTTTGACACTTTTAAAGTTTTTGACAATCTTACAATTGAGCAAGCATCCCAAACTTCAGAAAATACGCCTAAGACTGTTTTGCAAATACTAAACCACTTGACGATTTGGCAAGATTATCAATTAAGACTTTTGCGCAATGGATTCTTAAACCAAAGCATTAACGAAATTGACACATGGACCGAAGAAAAATCGGTACTAAGCCAAGAGCTACTTGATGAGAAGGTTAATGAATTTAAAAGGCAAATTGACTCCATTAAATCCGAGGTCAACAACTTTGACAAGGCTAACGGAGGATATGAAATAAAAATTAAAACGATTCAGGACTTGGCTCTTCATTTGTCATTTCATCTTGGAGAAATTATCAGTTTGAGACGGATTCAAAGGAATTACCCATGGCCTAATGAAATGAAGGAGTTTTTAAGATAG
- a CDS encoding type II toxin-antitoxin system VapC family toxin, with translation MKYLLDTNICIHFLRGKFGMIEKFQELGTENFAISEVTFAELVFGAENSTNPKKNLELIEVFTDQVLILPIFSAIYLYGKEKARLRSIGLMISDFDLLIGCTAVDKDLIMVTENQKEFERISGIQLENWVKR, from the coding sequence ATGAAATATCTTTTAGACACAAATATCTGCATCCATTTTTTAAGAGGAAAGTTTGGGATGATAGAAAAGTTTCAGGAGTTAGGAACGGAAAATTTTGCTATTTCTGAAGTTACGTTTGCTGAACTGGTATTTGGAGCCGAGAACAGCACTAATCCCAAGAAGAATCTTGAGTTAATAGAAGTTTTTACCGATCAAGTTCTGATCCTCCCTATTTTCAGTGCCATTTACCTTTATGGAAAAGAGAAAGCCCGATTAAGGTCAATAGGACTGATGATAAGCGATTTTGATCTATTAATCGGTTGTACTGCAGTGGATAAAGATCTGATCATGGTGACCGAAAATCAAAAGGAATTTGAAAGAATATCTGGAATCCAACTAGAAAACTGGGTAAAGAGATAA
- a CDS encoding putative glycolipid-binding domain-containing protein — protein MKTIIWKGIFYNSLEYFQLFKIEETIIAKSRIIGTFQNNFYFIEYNLKIDKNWKIFNFELELEVNNDTKKISGIKDNKEWKINGDIDPRFRGFDFIDISLSPFTNTLPINSLQLNIGEEKEINVIYIDILEDYVKPVRQKYRKNEETNFRYENIPNDFQADIEIDDQGLVIFYPSLFERANEN, from the coding sequence ATGAAAACAATCATTTGGAAAGGAATTTTTTACAACTCACTTGAATATTTTCAGTTGTTTAAAATTGAAGAAACAATTATTGCGAAATCTCGAATAATCGGAACATTTCAAAACAATTTTTATTTTATTGAATACAATTTGAAAATTGATAAAAACTGGAAAATTTTCAATTTTGAGTTAGAACTTGAAGTCAATAATGACACGAAAAAAATTAGCGGAATAAAGGATAATAAGGAATGGAAGATAAATGGGGATATCGACCCCCGTTTCCGGGGCTTTGATTTTATTGATATTTCCCTTTCACCGTTTACCAACACACTGCCGATAAATAGTCTACAACTAAATATTGGGGAAGAAAAAGAAATCAATGTAATTTATATAGACATATTGGAAGATTATGTAAAGCCAGTAAGGCAAAAATATCGAAAGAACGAAGAAACAAATTTTCGATACGAAAACATACCGAATGACTTTCAGGCAGATATTGAAATAGACGACCAAGGATTGGTAATATTTTATCCTTCATTATTTGAAAGGGCAAACGAAAATTAA
- a CDS encoding DNA alkylation repair protein — protein sequence MRLSTKAENILTQITEKNTKLGDLRTIAKDIKKDHQLATELWSSKYFFARQLAILIMDKKLLTEEVVDNLVTDINQHNENEKLQLIDWLFANQLTKDKKTIALIESWENSQSSLKRRTYWYYQARLRWTGQPQPDSEKLLSKIEKKIENEEPEVQWAMNFTTGWIGVYEKKYRNRCVALGEKTGLYKGQMVSKGCTPDYLPEFISIESKKRNL from the coding sequence ATGAGACTTTCAACGAAAGCAGAAAATATACTGACACAAATCACGGAGAAGAATACCAAATTAGGCGACTTACGAACCATTGCCAAAGACATAAAAAAAGACCACCAATTAGCAACGGAACTTTGGTCGTCGAAATATTTTTTTGCCCGACAATTGGCTATTTTGATTATGGACAAGAAACTCCTAACTGAAGAGGTAGTTGATAATTTAGTCACTGACATCAACCAACACAACGAAAATGAGAAACTTCAACTCATTGACTGGCTTTTTGCAAACCAACTGACCAAGGACAAAAAGACAATTGCTCTAATTGAAAGTTGGGAAAACAGCCAATCTTCATTAAAAAGACGAACATATTGGTATTATCAAGCACGTTTGCGTTGGACAGGACAACCCCAACCTGACAGTGAAAAATTGCTGTCTAAAATTGAAAAGAAAATTGAAAATGAAGAGCCTGAAGTGCAATGGGCAATGAATTTCACAACAGGTTGGATAGGAGTTTATGAAAAAAAGTACCGAAACCGCTGTGTAGCACTTGGCGAAAAAACAGGACTTTACAAAGGACAAATGGTTTCAAAGGGTTGTACTCCTGACTATTTACCAGAGTTCATATCAATTGAGAGCAAAAAAAGAAATTTATAA